A genomic segment from Malaclemys terrapin pileata isolate rMalTer1 chromosome 1, rMalTer1.hap1, whole genome shotgun sequence encodes:
- the NIPA2 gene encoding magnesium transporter NIPA2 translates to MIDVAVLNTSVAYAMTQSGGKYDFYIGLVLAMSSSIFIGGSFILKKKGLLRLARKGSMRAGQGGHAYLKEWLWWAGLLSMGAGEVANFAAYAFAPATLVTPLGALSVLVSAILSSYFLNEKLNLHGKIGCLLSILGSTVMVIHAPQEEEVETLNEMSHKLGDPGFVVFATAVVIVSLILIFVVGPRHGQTNILVYITICSVIGALSVSCVKGLGITIKELIAGKPVLKHPLSWILLLSLIICVSTQINYLNRALDIFNTSIVTPIYYVFFTTSVLTCSAILFKEWQHMSAADIIGTFSGFLTIIVGIFLLHAFKDVNFTLANLPVSLRKDDRAINGTLPTTYECFNHDEESSTCVGEIQSSENVPSRRNGSLAAF, encoded by the exons ATGATCGATGTGGCAGTTTTGAACACTTCAGTAGCTTACGCAATGACCCAGAGTGGAGGAAAATATGATTTCTATATTGGTCTCGTGTTGGCTATGAGCTCCAGCATTTTCATTGGAGGGAGTTTCATCCTAAAAAAGAAGGGTCTCCTCCGGCTGGCCAGGAAGGGCTCCATGAGAGCAG GTCAAGGCGGTCATGCATATCTTAAAGAGTGGCTGTGGTGGGCTGGACTTCTGTCAA TGGGAGCTGGTGAAGTAGCTAACTTTGCTGCTTATGCATTTGCACCAGCTACATTAGTGACTCCATTGGGAGCTCTCAGTGTTCTTGTAAG tgccATTCTTTCatcctattttttaaatgaaaaacttaaTCTGCATGGAAAAATTGGATGTTTATTAAGTATATTGGGGTCAACTGTGATGGTCATTCATGCTCCACAAGAAGAGGAAGTAGAAACTTTGAATGAAATGTCTCACAAGCTGGGAGATCCAG gtTTTGTGGTTTTTGCAACAGCTGTCGTCATTGTGTCCTTAATACTGATATTTGTGGTAGGACCTCGCCATGGACAGACCAACATTCTTGTGTACATAACAATCTGCTCTGTAATTGGAGCATTGTCAGTCTCCTGCGTGAAAGGCTTGGGCATCACTATCAAGGAACTTATTGCAGGAAAACCTGTGCTAAAACATCCTTTGTCCTGGATTCTGCTGCTAAGTCTTATAATCTGTGTGAGCACACAGATCAACTATTTAAACAGAGCTCTGGATATATTCAACACCTCCATAGTGACTCCAATATATTATGTATTCTTTACAACATCTGTTTTAACTTGTTCTGCTATTCTTTTCAAAGAGTGGCAACACATGTCTGCTGCTGACATTATTGGCACCTTCAGTGGTTTTCTCACGATCATTGTGGGGATCTTTTTATTGCATGCCTTTAAAGATGTAAATTTCACTCTAGCAAATCTGCCTGTCTCCTTGCGGAAAGATGACCGAGCAATCAATGGCACTCTGCCAACCACATATGAATGCTTTAATCATGATGAAGAAAGCTCAACCTGTGTAGGTGAAATACAATCCAGTGAGAATGTCCCATCCAGGAGAAATGGAAGTCTGGCAGCATTCTGA